The following coding sequences are from one Arachis hypogaea cultivar Tifrunner chromosome 7, arahy.Tifrunner.gnm2.J5K5, whole genome shotgun sequence window:
- the LOC112701690 gene encoding uncharacterized protein translates to MLLTVRVHNAGVYSLDFGGVDVAVSYRGKRLGHVISEHGHVSARGSSYVDADVEFAGIAVVPEMMLFLEDLAKGAIPFFTVSQVNGQMGLAFFHFPIQAKLSCEVLVSTVNQTIIHQHCLHEGHIGKKL, encoded by the exons ATGCTCCTCACCGTGAGAGTGCACAACGCCGGCGTGTACTCCCTCGATTTCGGAGGGGTTGACGTGGCGGTGTCTTACAGAGGAAAGAGGCTGGGGCACGTGATATCGGAGCACGGTCACGTGAGTGCCAGGGGTTCGTCCTACGTGGACGCTGACGTGGAATTCGCGGGAATCGCGGTGGTGCCTGAGATGATGCTGTTTCTAGAAGACCTTGCAAAGGGTGCAATTCCCTTCTTTACGGTTTCCCAGGTCAACGGTCAAATGGGCCTTGCCTTCTTTCACTTCCCCATTCAG GCAAAACTATCATGTGAAGTATTGGTGAGTACAGTAAACCAGACAATTATTCACCAACATTGTCTCCATGag GGGCACATTGGGAAGAAACTATAA